In Haliotis asinina isolate JCU_RB_2024 chromosome 16, JCU_Hal_asi_v2, whole genome shotgun sequence, the following are encoded in one genomic region:
- the LOC137268446 gene encoding uncharacterized protein: MRREKLRGKKKVNIRKLLAALLMSGLISVFVMLNYAQHSIHFRELAQSLSLVKSAREFLQRFYAHHHARTNSGSQTGFQRVGDAFNTYVYSATYDDVDVPIIRIITLVRYFRDAKRLPSFVCTYFNASGQASPVTFTGLLEYIPEGKWGYRYHSGFIKCMLPKDVRPTTVSISGNITAAHNMLRVIYPLKKKRRLTRCFSALHSNFSNTLQLIQTLEISLMFGVDHFIVYNHSIHESAMNVLKHYRNLGVLDILPWDVPVNRTQIHYFAQLAAIHDCLYRNLHVSDYILTGDTDEVYIPKRGGSTLEMINDILKGKPSCSGILVQHTFFPLNLQPHVGNFTLKQEARRLGITYLLYTTRLKINKPGYRSKLIIKPTGVEMSYIHNIERLRKGHTDCICPSSQCILHHYRAVPPREWGSLRQTDATLLNYSEIIVKRVTEKMDQLHLDGGTSSVF; this comes from the exons ATGCGACGCGAGAAGTTGCGAGGGAAGAAGAAAGTGAACATAAGAAAGCTGTTAGCAGCCTTGCTGATGTCTGGCTTGATATCAGTGTTTGTCATGTTAAATTATGCCCAGCACTCTATACACTTTCGGGAACTTGCTCAAAGCTTGTCTTTGGTGAAGTCAGCTCGAGAATTCTTGCAACGTTTTTATGCACATCATCATGCGCGGACCAATTCAGGATCCCAAACCGGATTCCAGAGAGTTGGGGATGCTTTCAACACGTACGTGTATTCAGCAACTTACGATGACGTTGATGTCCCAATAATCAGGATAATAACCTTGGTTAGATATTTTCGGGATGCAAAGAGACTGCCATCATTTGTTTGCACGTACTTCAATGCTTCCGGACAAGCTTCGCCGGTCACGTTCACAGGATTACTGGAGTATATACCAGAGGGTAAATGGGGATACAG ATACCATTCAGGATTTATTAAATGTATGCTGCCCAAAGATGTCCGACCAACAACAGTCAGCATCAGTGGGAACATTACTGCAGCCCATAATATGCTGAGAGTTATCTACCCTTTGAAGAAGAAAAGACGCTTGACCAGATGTTTCTCAGCACTTCATTCCAATTTCAGCAACACTTTGCAGCTCATACAGACACTTGAAATCAGTCTCATGTTCGGTGTCGACCACTTCATTGTTTACAATCACAGTATTCACGAATCTGCcatgaatgttttgaaacattacCGTAATTTGGGAGTGTTAGATATCTTACCTTGGGATGTACCTGTAAACCGAACTCAGATTCATTATTTTGCACAACTCGCTGCTATTCATGATTGTCTATATAGAAACCTGCATGTCTCTGATTACATACTGACAGGAGACACGGATGAAGTCTACATACCTAAACGGGGTGGGAGCACTTTGGAAATGATTAATGACATCTTGAAAGGAAAGCCATCATGTTCTGGTATTCTTGTTCAACATACCTTTTTCCCTTTGAATCTTCAgcctcatgtggggaattttaCATTGAAACAGGAGGCGAGGAGACTCGGTATCACTTATCTCTTGTACACAACTCGTTTAAAAATCAACAAACCCGGGTATAGGTCTAAACTAATCATCAAACCTACGGGTGTTGAGATGAGTTATATTCATAATATTGAACGTCTTCGGAAAGGACATACTGACTGTATTTGTCCCTCATCTCAGTGCATTCTTCATCATTACCGTGCTGTCCCACCAAGAGAGTGGGGTTCCCTCCGACAAACTGATGCCACATTGCTGAACTATTCTGAAATCATTGTTAAACGGGTGACCGAGAAAATGGACCAGTTACACCTGGATGGAGGTACCAGTTCTGTATTTTGA